A single genomic interval of Pangasianodon hypophthalmus isolate fPanHyp1 chromosome 8, fPanHyp1.pri, whole genome shotgun sequence harbors:
- the plin3 gene encoding mannose-6-phosphate receptor binding protein 1 isoform X1: MAENGKHSEMDTETPSASQETQSVMSRVSNLALVSSACDAVSSAYSSTKESIPVLRGVMDAAESGVRTLSTAASSGTKPILNKLEPQIAMVNEYAMKGLDKMEEKLPVLHQPADKLVSETVGKVYQCVSGAKDAVVGAMMGGVEMTRTALSGGINTVMGSRVGQMVSSGVGLALNRSEDCVEQKLPLTETELAAVAEPLPKDEVETSLSNEGVASQSSAPSYFVRLGKLSAQVQERALELSLIKASVARDATHKAVSQITSTLDLLENLRGANTLGRAPEQLLKRWREWRQEGQEEHRQGHGAESTEEDGGEDGKENGEQLEWRALSMVRALSEQLRVACSGVVSSVQGLPSTVQEQLQNARHSAEELHSSLGKTKTVTPLLLQQSRNQLTQVRQSLDGVMEYLLNNTPLNWLVGPFSPQLTEKQPSAE; this comes from the exons ATGGCCGAGAACGGAAAACACAGTGAGATGGACACAGAAACACCTTCAGCGTCACAGGAAACACAG AGTGTGATGTCTCGCGTGAGTAACCTGGCCCTGGTGAGCTCAGCGTGTGACGCCGTGTCCAGCGCGTACAGCAGCACGAAGGAAAGCATCCCTGTGCTCAGAGGAGTGATGGATGCAGCCGAGAGCGGAGTTCGGACCCTGAGCACCGCCGCTAGCTCAGGAACAAAACCTATACTGAACAAACTCGAGCCACAAA TTGCCATGGTGAACGAGTACGCCATGAAAGGGCTGGACAAGATGGAGGAAAAACTTCCCGTCTTACACCAGCCAGCGGACAAG CTGGTGTCTGAGACGGTGGGAAaggtgtatcagtgtgtgtcaggagcGAAGGACGCGGTGGTGGGGGCGATGATGGGGGGAGTGGAGATGACCCGCACGGCCCTCAGCGGGGGTATTAACACCGTCATGGGGTCCCGCGTGGGGCAGATGGTCAGCAGCGGAGTGGGTTTGGCTCTGAACCGATCGGAGGACTGCGTGGAGCAGAAACTCCCGCTCACTGAGACAGAACTGG CCGCTGTAGCAGAGCCTCTGCCGAAGGATGAGGTCGAAACCTCACTGAGCAacgaaggcgtggcctctcaaagctccgcccccagctACTTTGTGCGCCTGGGGAAACTCTCAGCCCAGGTTCAAGAGCGAGCGCTGGAGCTGTCCCTCATTAAAGCCAGCGTGGCTCGAGACGCCACTCACAAAGCCGTATCCCAAATCACCAGCACCCTGGACCTGCTGGAGAACCTGCGAGGAGCCAACACGCTGGGGCGAGCACCAGAGCAACTCCTCAAGAGGTGGAGGGAGTGGAGACAGGAGGGGCAGGAAGAACACAGGCAGGGGCACGGGGCAGAAAGCACAGAGGAGGACGGCGGAGAGGACGGCAAGGAGAACGGAGAG CAGCTGGAATGGCGAGCTCTGTCCATGGTGCGTGCTCTGAGCGAGCAGCTGCGTGTGGCGTGTTCAGGCGTCGTGTCCAGCGTTCAGGGTCTCCCCAGCACCGTACAGGAGCAGCTGCAGAACGCACGGCATTCAGCCGAAGAGCTGCACTCATCCCTCGGCAAAACCAAGACGGTCACACCGCTGCTGCTCCAACAGAGCCGAAACCAGCTCAcacag GTGAGACAGTCACTGGACGGAGTGATGGAGTATCTCCTGAATAACACTCCTCTCAACTGGTTAGTCGGGCCTTTTTCACCCCAGCTGACGGAGAAACAGCCGAGCGCAGAGTAG
- the plin3 gene encoding mannose-6-phosphate receptor binding protein 1 isoform X2 translates to MAENGKHSEMDTETPSASQETQSVMSRVSNLALVSSACDAVSSAYSSTKESIPVLRGVMDAAESGVRTLSTAASSGTKPILNKLEPQIAMVNEYAMKGLDKMEEKLPVLHQPADKLVSETVGKVYQCVSGAKDAVVGAMMGGVEMTRTALSGGINTVMGSRVGQMVSSGVGLALNRSEDCVEQKLPLTETELAAVAEPLPKDEVETSLSNEGVASQSSAPSYFVRLGKLSAQVQERALELSLIKASVARDATHKAVSQITSTLDLLENLRGANTLGRAPEQLLKRWREWRQEGQEEHRQGHGAESTEEDGGEDGKENGELEWRALSMVRALSEQLRVACSGVVSSVQGLPSTVQEQLQNARHSAEELHSSLGKTKTVTPLLLQQSRNQLTQVRQSLDGVMEYLLNNTPLNWLVGPFSPQLTEKQPSAE, encoded by the exons ATGGCCGAGAACGGAAAACACAGTGAGATGGACACAGAAACACCTTCAGCGTCACAGGAAACACAG AGTGTGATGTCTCGCGTGAGTAACCTGGCCCTGGTGAGCTCAGCGTGTGACGCCGTGTCCAGCGCGTACAGCAGCACGAAGGAAAGCATCCCTGTGCTCAGAGGAGTGATGGATGCAGCCGAGAGCGGAGTTCGGACCCTGAGCACCGCCGCTAGCTCAGGAACAAAACCTATACTGAACAAACTCGAGCCACAAA TTGCCATGGTGAACGAGTACGCCATGAAAGGGCTGGACAAGATGGAGGAAAAACTTCCCGTCTTACACCAGCCAGCGGACAAG CTGGTGTCTGAGACGGTGGGAAaggtgtatcagtgtgtgtcaggagcGAAGGACGCGGTGGTGGGGGCGATGATGGGGGGAGTGGAGATGACCCGCACGGCCCTCAGCGGGGGTATTAACACCGTCATGGGGTCCCGCGTGGGGCAGATGGTCAGCAGCGGAGTGGGTTTGGCTCTGAACCGATCGGAGGACTGCGTGGAGCAGAAACTCCCGCTCACTGAGACAGAACTGG CCGCTGTAGCAGAGCCTCTGCCGAAGGATGAGGTCGAAACCTCACTGAGCAacgaaggcgtggcctctcaaagctccgcccccagctACTTTGTGCGCCTGGGGAAACTCTCAGCCCAGGTTCAAGAGCGAGCGCTGGAGCTGTCCCTCATTAAAGCCAGCGTGGCTCGAGACGCCACTCACAAAGCCGTATCCCAAATCACCAGCACCCTGGACCTGCTGGAGAACCTGCGAGGAGCCAACACGCTGGGGCGAGCACCAGAGCAACTCCTCAAGAGGTGGAGGGAGTGGAGACAGGAGGGGCAGGAAGAACACAGGCAGGGGCACGGGGCAGAAAGCACAGAGGAGGACGGCGGAGAGGACGGCAAGGAGAACGGAGAG CTGGAATGGCGAGCTCTGTCCATGGTGCGTGCTCTGAGCGAGCAGCTGCGTGTGGCGTGTTCAGGCGTCGTGTCCAGCGTTCAGGGTCTCCCCAGCACCGTACAGGAGCAGCTGCAGAACGCACGGCATTCAGCCGAAGAGCTGCACTCATCCCTCGGCAAAACCAAGACGGTCACACCGCTGCTGCTCCAACAGAGCCGAAACCAGCTCAcacag GTGAGACAGTCACTGGACGGAGTGATGGAGTATCTCCTGAATAACACTCCTCTCAACTGGTTAGTCGGGCCTTTTTCACCCCAGCTGACGGAGAAACAGCCGAGCGCAGAGTAG